In Aeromicrobium wangtongii, the DNA window GATCCCGCGTCGGTCGCCGATGTCACCGCCTGCATCGAGCACGTCGACTCGGTGCTGGCGCCCGTCGTCGAGCAGATCGCGCCGGTCGACACGTTCGTCGGCGTCGCCGGCACCATCACGACCGTGGCGGCACACTCCCTGGCCCTGCCGTCGTACGACTCGCAGGCGATCCACCTGGCACGGCTGCACCTGACCGACGTGAGCGCGGCGTGCCTGTCGCTGGTGCAGATGTCGGTGGCGGACCGCCGCCGCCTGCCGTTCATGCACCCCGGACGTGCCGACGTCATCGGCGGAGGGGCCATCATCCTCGACCGACTCGTGGCACTGCTGCCGCTGCGCACCGACACGCTGGTGGTCAGCGAGCACGACATCCTGGACGGCATCGTCTGGGGCACGGTGTCCACCCCCTCCTGACCGTCCTGCATGATCGAGACATGACCCCACGAACGCTGCACGTCACGGTTCCCGACGAGGGCTGGGTCGACAGCCTGGCCGATCTGGACGGCGTCGACCTGACGGTGTGGGACATGGTGACGCCGCAGCCCGACCGCCACGTCGACCTCGCGGTGCGGCCCTACACGACGCTGGCGGACGGTCTGGCCTCGCTGGACCCCAGCCGCCTGTCGGTGATCCAGTCGCAGGCCCTGGGCTACGACGGGGTGGCCGACACCCTGCCGGCAGGTATCACCTACTGCAATGCCGTGGGCGTCCACGAGGAGTCGACCGCCGAGCTGGCGGTGGCGCTGCTGCTGGCCTCGCAGCGCGAGGTCGACCGCTACGCGCGCGAGCGCGGCGAGTGGAACCGTCACTTCACCGGCAGCCTGATCGACCGGCGGCTGCTGATCCTGGGAGCGGGTGGCATCGGGGTCCAGCTGGTGAACCGCCTGGACGGCTTCGGTGCCGAGCTGGTGCGCGTGGCCCGGCACCGCCGCACCGACGAAAGAGGCGTGATCCACGGGCAGGACGAGCTCATGGAGCTGCTGCCCACGGTCGACGCGGTGCTGCTCGCCGTGCCGCTGACCGACGAGACGACGTCCCTGGTCGACGATGACTTCCTCGCCCGTCTGCCCGACGGTGCGATCGTCGTCAACGTCTCGCGCGGCAAGGTCGTCGACACCGACGCGGTCGTCCGCCAGGGCGGACGGATCCGCCTCGCGGCCGATGTCACCGATCCCGAGCCCCTGCCGTCCGAGCACGCCCTGTGGCTGACTCCCGGCGTCCTGATCTCCCCGCACGTGGGCGGGATGTCCTCGGCGATGCGTCCGCGCATCGAGGCCGTGGTGCGTCGGCAGGTCGCGCGACTGCTCGGGGGTCTGCCGCCGGAGGACGTTGTCCTAGGCTGAGGTCCGCGCTCCCGTAGCCCAATTGGCAGAGGCAGATGGCTTAAACCCGTCACAGTGTGGGTTCGACCCCCACCGGGAGCACCCAGGGACATCTATCGAGGGAGCGAACACCATGGAGACACGCACACTGGGACGTACCGGACGAGACGTCTCGATCGTCGGTCTCGGAACCTGGCAGCTCGGCGCCGACTGGGGTGACGTGACCCGTGAGGACGCCATCGAGGTGCTGGACGCTGCTGTGGCCGGCGGGGTGACCTTCTTCGACACCGCGGACGTCTACGGCGACGGGCGCAGCGAGCAGCTGATCGGGGAGTACCTGCGCAGCCGTCCTGAGCTGGACGTCTTCGTGGCGACCAAGATGGGCCGCCGGGCCGAGCAGGACCCGCAGCACTTCACGCTCGAGAACTTCCGCGAGTGGACCGATCGCTCGCGGCAGAACCTGGGGGTCGACACCCTCGACCTGGTGCAGCTGCACTGCCCGCCGACGGCCGTGTTCTCCGACGACCGGGTCTTCGACGCACTCGACACGCTGGTCGAGGAGAAGGTCATCGCCGCCTACGGCGTCAGCGTCGAGACCGTCGACGAGGCACTGACGGCGATCGCCCGGCCCCACGTCGCCAGCGTCCAGATCATCCTGAACGCCTTCCGGCTCAAGCCGCTGGACGAGGTGCTCCCGGCCGCCCGCGAGGCCGGCGTCGGCATCATCGCGCGGGTGCCGCTGGCATCGGGCCTGCTGTCGGGCCGCTACAGCGAGGACACCACGTTCGCCGCGGACGACCACCGCACCTTCAACCGGTCCGGTGAGGCCTTCGACGTGGGCGAGACGTTCTCGGGCGTCGACTTCGCGACGGGTGTGCAGGCCGCGCGCGAGTTCGCAGATCTGGTGCCCGAGGGCGTCCACCCCGCCCAGGCCGCGATCGCCTGGATCCTGGCACAGCCCGGCGTGACCGCCGCGATCCCCGGCGCACGCAACGTCAGCCAGGCGCAGTCCAACGCAGCGGCGGCGGACGTCACCCTGCCGGACGGCTTCGACGCCGGCGTTCGTGACATCTACGACCGCCTGCTGCGCGACGCGATCCACCCGCGCTGGTAGGCGCTGGCGAGGTGATCTTCTCGTCGCCCGACCCCGCCGGCGACCCGTACCTGGCCCGGGCGGTGCTGTCGCTGCAGCGGGCCTCTTATGCCGTCGAGGCGGACCTGATCGGGGACCACAGGCTGCCGCCGCTCCAGGAGGACCAGCACCAGCTGGCCGCCTGGCGGGGCCGCTGGGTGCTGGCGTGGGACGGTGTCGACCTGGTCGGCGCCGTCGCGTGGTCGGAGACTGAGAGCCACCTCGAGATCGAGAAGCTCATGATCGGTCCCGCGGCGATGCGTCGCGGCATCGGGTCCGCGCTGCTGGGCCGGGTCGTGGCCTGCGCGTCGGGTCGCCGCGTCCTGGTGACCACCGGTCGCGACAACGTGCCTGCCGTGTCGCTCTACCGCAAGCACGGCTTCGCCCACGAGGCGGACGTCCGGGTGCCTCCCGGCATCTGGATCAGCCGGCTCGCGCTGGCCGGCAGTGCCTGAGCTAGTCCTGCTCGATGCGCAGGGCGGCCCAGGCGTCGTCCAGGATGACCGACTCGTGGGCATACCAGCCGTAGTCGGCGGTGAGCTCCTGGATCGCGTCCTCGTCGATGTCGTCCTCGCCGATGGGGTGGGCGATCCACACGACGGGAATCGATCCGAGCTGGGGCAGGACGTCGTCGAAGCTGTCGGCGAGCGAGGTCCGGTCGCTGGCGAACAGGACGGCGGCGTCGACCGACTCGGGCTCCTCCTCGTCGCGGACCTCGATCATGGTGGCGCTCTCGGGCATCGGATCGAGCAGCGACAGCTCCTCGATCGACGTCCCGATGATCCACACGACGAATCCCTCGCTGATGCGCAGCTTCTCCGCGTTCGTCAGGTCCACGGGCATCATCCTAGGGGGTCGCGGCGTACCGCCACGAGATCTCGGATCTCCCGGTCGACGCCGAGTCCCTTGCCCTCGAACCGCGTGACCGGCCGCCCCTCGAAGCGCGGCGCCCAGGTGCCGGAGAACTCGAAGTCGGGGCTCTGCTCGAGCACCTCGAGCATCTGGTCGGCGTAGTCCTGCCAGTCGGTCGCCAGTCGCCAGATGCCGCCCGGCTCCAGGACCCGGGCGGCGAGCCGTGCGAACTCCGGCGTGATCAGGCGACGCTTCTGGTGGCGCTTCTTGTGCCAGGGGTCGGGGAACCAGATGCGCAGCTCGTGCACCGAGCCCTCGGGGATCATCGTGCGCAGCGCCTCGGCGGCGTTGACCACCATCAGGCGGATGTTGTGGACGCCGAGGTGGCGCATCGTCACGAGGGTCTGGGCGACGCCGGGGACGTAGACCTCCAGGCCCAGGAAGTCCATCTCGGGGTGCTCCTGCGCCGCATGGACGAGGGCGTCGCCGCGTCCGCTGCCGATCTCGACCACGAGCGGGGCCTTGCGCCCGAACAGCGCCTCGGCGTCCAGGACGTAGTCGGGATCGACCGATGTGCTCATCCCGTTGTCGGGCACCTCGACGACGTAGGTCTGGGCCACGGCGTCCCACGCGGCCTGCTGCCGTTCACTGAGTCGCCCGCCGCGGCGGGCGAAGGAGACGGGTTCGGTCCGGTACTGCGTCGGTTCCACCGCGCTAGCCTAGACGTGTGGACATCGATCCCGACACGAAGGACTGGACCTGGGTGCTCGAGCGCCCGTGTCCCGACTGTGGCCTCGCGGCAGGGGAGGTCGTGCCGACCGAGGTGTCCGCGCGGGTGCTGGCGGACCTGCCGCGGTGGGAGGACGTCCTGCGGCGGGCCGAGGCGCGGGTGCGGCCTGCCCCAGCGATGTGGTCGCCCACTGAATACGCCTGCCACGTCCGCGACGTCTTCGTGATGTTCGACCAGCGGGCGCGCATGATGCTGACCCAGGACGACCCGCTGTTCGCCAACTGGGACCAGGACGAGACGGCGCTCGAGGACGACTATGCATCGCAGCTGCCGTCGGAGGTCTCGACACAGCTGGTCGCGGCCGGCCGGGCGATCGCCGCGACGTTCGACGGCGTGCTGGCCGATGAGTGGAACCGGACGGGTCGTCGCAGCAACGGCTCGACCTTCACCGTCGGCACGCTCGCGCAGTACTTCGTGCACGACATCGTCCACCACTTGCACGACGTCCGCGGCTGACGCGTCGCACCCGTTCGCCCGCTATGAACGTTGCACAACCCAACCAGTCAAGCGGGATCAAAAAGGCTGTCACGGGCGTTCGGTAGAGTAGACGTAACGACTCCACCTTTTCGGAGCCATCCCACGGAGGGAAATAATGAAGAGCAGCAACCCTGTCTTCGCCCGCAGCGCCGAGTTCAACGGTCGCGGCAGTGCGACAACAGTCAACGATCCGTCCCAGTGGCAGGTCGACCTGAACGGTTCGCCCGTCTCGTCGCCGACCCACACCGAGCCGGGCGTCGGACGCATGACCATCGACTCCGTCGTGGAGAAGACAGGTCTGACCCTGGCCCTGCTCACCGTGGCGGCAACCGTCACCTGGTTCGCCATCGGTGACGTGATCGACCCGACCACCGGCGAGGCCACGATGGGCAAGGCCGCGACCTTCGCCATGGTCGGCGCGCTCGTCGGCCTGGTCCTGGCGCTGGTCAACTCGTTCAAGAAGGTCATCAGCCCCGCGCTGGTCCTGGCCTACGCGGTGTTCGAGGGCGTGTTCATCGGTGCCTTCTCCAAGGTCATCGCGGCCTACGTCGGCGACACCTCGATCGTCTTCCAGGCCGTGCTCGGCACGGTCGTGGCCTTCGCAGGCACCCTGGCGGCGTACAAGTTCTTCAACATCCAGGTGACCGACAAGTTCCGCAAGATCATGACGATCTCCGGTTTCGCGATCGTCGGCGTCCTGCTGATCAACCTGCTGCTGAGCGTCACCGGTGTCTTCGAGTCCGGCGGCCTGCGGGGCTTCAACACCCTCGGCCTGCTCGTCTCGTGCGCCCTGGTGGTCTACGCGACCTTCATGCTGATCATGGACTTCGACTACGCCGAGAAGGGCATCGAGGCCGGACTGCCCGAGCGCGAGTCCTGGCGAGTGGCCTTCGGCCTGACCGTCACGCTCGTGTGGCTCTACATCGAGATCCTGCGCATCCTCGCGATCCTGCGTGGAGACAACTGATCTGCAGCACCACCCACGACGATGGCCGGCTCCCGCGAGGGGGCCGGCCATCGGTCTGTTCCAGGCAGGTGTCGAACGAACAGGTGATCAGGCGCGGCGCCGCCGCAGCACGGTGGCCCAGCGCCGGCCGTGGCCCGCTTCCTGGACGACCTGCGTGCCTGCGTTCTCGGCGGCCTCCGCAGCCGCCGCGTGCACCGACATGAGGTCGCGGGGCGGCTCGGTCGTCGGGTAGCTCGCGTAGGCCAGCAGGCGGTTCTTCTCGCGCAGCGAGGCCGCGACGGCCGGAACCAGCACCGAGACCATGTTGGCGTAGCCCCGCTCGGACGGGTGGAAGTTGTCGAGCCCGAACATGATGTCGCGGTTCTCGACGAACAGGTCGCCCAGGAGATCGGCCAGGGACACGGCGCGACCGCCGGCACCCACCACCGCGATGGTCTGCTTGCGGGCCAGGTTGCGGCTCCACCGGCGAGCGACCGCGCGCAGGGGCTGCATGATCGGGCGGATGGTGCCCAGGTCGGGAGTCGTTCCGACCACGACCTCGCAGCCGGAGTCGACCAGGTGGCGGACGACGTCGCCGAGGAGGCGGGCCGAGGTGCTGGGCGGCACCTGGTGCGTCACGTCGTTGGTGCCGACGACGATCACCGCGACGTGCGGCTCGAAGTCGGCCTCGCGCTCGATCTGGCCCATCAGCTCGGATGTTTGGGCGCCGACGACTGCCTGGCTGCGCACCTCGACGGGGGCGTCCATGACATGTGTCAGCCCGATGCCCAGCATGGCCGGCGGAGTGGAATCGGCGGTTGTCATGCCGTAACCGACCGCGGCGGAGTCACCGATCACCAGCAGGCGGATCGGGGCGCCGGGCAGGTCGTCGCCGTAGATGGCATCCGGGGAAGGGGGGCGGGCGTCTGTCGTGCCGATGGCACGGCGCGCCAGCATGGCCTCGCCGATCAGGAATCCGTAGAACCCCGAGAGAGTGGCTCCCCCTCCGATCAGTGCGGTGGCGGCAGCTCGGCGGGGACGGACCATGTAAGGATTTTAGGGTGCGCTGGTCCCGGGCCGCGTCCGGGAGGGGCGCAGTGAGATGGCTGTCCCGCGAGGAGCGCGCGAGCCCTTGTCGCTCCGGCCAATCCGGTGCTACGGTCGATTTCGGATACCAACAGTATCCGGGGCGAAGGGGATCGGATGCGCAACGACTGGTCGGGGCAGCACTTCCCGCATCCGCCCGGACGCCGCCCGGTCGTCGGTGACGTCCTGGGTGCCGATCCCGCCCAGCCGCTGCAGAGCACGATGCGGCGCGCGGGAGGTCTCGGACCGATCTTCGAGCTGCACGTGTTCGACCAGAAGTTCGTCTTCGTGAGCAGCGCGGAGCTGGCCGCCGAGCTCGCGGACGAGTCGCGGTTCCAGAAGGCTCTCTCGCCGGCCCTGGTCGCGCTGCGGGAGTTCGCCGGGGCGGGCCTGTTCACCGCGTACAACGACGAGACCGACTGGGCGCTCGCGCACGACCTGCTCCGTCCCGCCTTCACCCGCGACTCGATGCGGGGCTACCACCCGATCATGCTCGCAGCGGCGCAGGAGCTGTTCGACTCGTGGGACGCGGGCACCGGCCCCGTCGACGTCGCGGCCGACATGACCAGGCTCACGATGGAGACGATCAGCCGGACGGCGTTCAGCCACGACTTCGGCTCCTTCAGCCGCGCCGAGCCCCACCCGTTCATCCCGGCGATGATCGCGGCCCTGCGAGCCGGTCAGCGCAAGGGGTCGCTCAACGCGATGCCGGGCTCGGCCCTGATGGCCCGCCGGATCGACAAGCGCAACGCCCATCAC includes these proteins:
- a CDS encoding NAD(P)-dependent oxidoreductase, with the protein product MTPRTLHVTVPDEGWVDSLADLDGVDLTVWDMVTPQPDRHVDLAVRPYTTLADGLASLDPSRLSVIQSQALGYDGVADTLPAGITYCNAVGVHEESTAELAVALLLASQREVDRYARERGEWNRHFTGSLIDRRLLILGAGGIGVQLVNRLDGFGAELVRVARHRRTDERGVIHGQDELMELLPTVDAVLLAVPLTDETTSLVDDDFLARLPDGAIVVNVSRGKVVDTDAVVRQGGRIRLAADVTDPEPLPSEHALWLTPGVLISPHVGGMSSAMRPRIEAVVRRQVARLLGGLPPEDVVLG
- a CDS encoding Bax inhibitor-1/YccA family protein — protein: MKSSNPVFARSAEFNGRGSATTVNDPSQWQVDLNGSPVSSPTHTEPGVGRMTIDSVVEKTGLTLALLTVAATVTWFAIGDVIDPTTGEATMGKAATFAMVGALVGLVLALVNSFKKVISPALVLAYAVFEGVFIGAFSKVIAAYVGDTSIVFQAVLGTVVAFAGTLAAYKFFNIQVTDKFRKIMTISGFAIVGVLLINLLLSVTGVFESGGLRGFNTLGLLVSCALVVYATFMLIMDFDYAEKGIEAGLPERESWRVAFGLTVTLVWLYIEILRILAILRGDN
- a CDS encoding aldo/keto reductase, translated to METRTLGRTGRDVSIVGLGTWQLGADWGDVTREDAIEVLDAAVAGGVTFFDTADVYGDGRSEQLIGEYLRSRPELDVFVATKMGRRAEQDPQHFTLENFREWTDRSRQNLGVDTLDLVQLHCPPTAVFSDDRVFDALDTLVEEKVIAAYGVSVETVDEALTAIARPHVASVQIILNAFRLKPLDEVLPAAREAGVGIIARVPLASGLLSGRYSEDTTFAADDHRTFNRSGEAFDVGETFSGVDFATGVQAAREFADLVPEGVHPAQAAIAWILAQPGVTAAIPGARNVSQAQSNAAAADVTLPDGFDAGVRDIYDRLLRDAIHPRW
- a CDS encoding DinB family protein; amino-acid sequence: MDIDPDTKDWTWVLERPCPDCGLAAGEVVPTEVSARVLADLPRWEDVLRRAEARVRPAPAMWSPTEYACHVRDVFVMFDQRARMMLTQDDPLFANWDQDETALEDDYASQLPSEVSTQLVAAGRAIAATFDGVLADEWNRTGRRSNGSTFTVGTLAQYFVHDIVHHLHDVRG
- the trmB gene encoding tRNA (guanosine(46)-N7)-methyltransferase TrmB; amino-acid sequence: MEPTQYRTEPVSFARRGGRLSERQQAAWDAVAQTYVVEVPDNGMSTSVDPDYVLDAEALFGRKAPLVVEIGSGRGDALVHAAQEHPEMDFLGLEVYVPGVAQTLVTMRHLGVHNIRLMVVNAAEALRTMIPEGSVHELRIWFPDPWHKKRHQKRRLITPEFARLAARVLEPGGIWRLATDWQDYADQMLEVLEQSPDFEFSGTWAPRFEGRPVTRFEGKGLGVDREIRDLVAVRRDPLG
- a CDS encoding GNAT family N-acetyltransferase, whose protein sequence is MIFSSPDPAGDPYLARAVLSLQRASYAVEADLIGDHRLPPLQEDQHQLAAWRGRWVLAWDGVDLVGAVAWSETESHLEIEKLMIGPAAMRRGIGSALLGRVVACASGRRVLVTTGRDNVPAVSLYRKHGFAHEADVRVPPGIWISRLALAGSA
- a CDS encoding SGNH/GDSL hydrolase family protein yields the protein MVRPRRAAATALIGGGATLSGFYGFLIGEAMLARRAIGTTDARPPSPDAIYGDDLPGAPIRLLVIGDSAAVGYGMTTADSTPPAMLGIGLTHVMDAPVEVRSQAVVGAQTSELMGQIEREADFEPHVAVIVVGTNDVTHQVPPSTSARLLGDVVRHLVDSGCEVVVGTTPDLGTIRPIMQPLRAVARRWSRNLARKQTIAVVGAGGRAVSLADLLGDLFVENRDIMFGLDNFHPSERGYANMVSVLVPAVAASLREKNRLLAYASYPTTEPPRDLMSVHAAAAEAAENAGTQVVQEAGHGRRWATVLRRRRA